A portion of the Chryseobacterium tructae genome contains these proteins:
- a CDS encoding LemA family protein yields the protein MKNKGCLGAGTIGIALLIIVAVLFFWGKSGYNSFVNKEQTVNAKWSNVETVYQKRANLIPNLERTVKSYSKFEQETLTQVVEARSKATSINIDPTNMTEADIAKFQAAQGELSGALSRLMAVVESYPNLKADQQYINFQREYTAIENSIRTETVYYNDAAKDYNTSIKTFPNNILANFTNFKEKPYFKADAGAQKAPEVFK from the coding sequence ATGAAAAATAAAGGATGTCTGGGCGCCGGAACCATTGGTATTGCCCTCCTTATTATTGTTGCAGTACTATTCTTTTGGGGAAAAAGCGGATATAACAGCTTTGTCAACAAAGAACAGACCGTTAACGCAAAATGGTCTAATGTAGAGACTGTGTATCAGAAAAGAGCAAATCTTATCCCTAACCTGGAAAGAACAGTAAAATCGTATTCAAAATTTGAGCAGGAAACTTTAACACAAGTTGTAGAAGCACGTTCTAAAGCTACTTCTATCAATATTGATCCTACCAATATGACTGAAGCTGATATTGCTAAATTCCAGGCTGCACAAGGAGAATTATCGGGTGCGCTAAGCAGGTTAATGGCTGTTGTAGAGTCTTATCCTAACTTAAAAGCAGATCAGCAGTATATCAACTTCCAGAGAGAATATACCGCTATTGAAAACAGTATCAGAACAGAGACTGTTTATTATAACGATGCTGCAAAGGATTACAATACTTCTATCAAGACTTTCCCAAATAATATTTTGGCGAATTTCACCAATTTTAAAGAGAAACCTTATTTCAAAGCTGATGCAGGAGCTCAGAAAGCCCCTGAAGTATTCAAATAA
- the hemW gene encoding radical SAM family heme chaperone HemW, whose product MIYIHIPFCKQKCSYCNFHFSTSLNFKDEMLHAMKTEIQLRKDELQNRSLQSLYFGGGTPSILSVDEINSLIDEVLHYFSFEKDIEITLEANPDDLDKNFLKQLSGTPVNRLSIGTQSFFEEDLKLMNRAHTASEAEGSIKRAQDFGFENLSIDLIYGSPTSNLEIWKENLHKTIALEVPHISSYALTVEPKTALDSWIAKGKVKSPKEEEQNKEFYYLSDFLKDHGFEHYEVSNFAKPGFYSRHNSSYWKYQEYLGIGPSAHSYNGFDIRSWNIANNQQYIKKLSTKLLAKEEEILSKEDQFNEMIMIGLRTIWGVDLKSLKEKFDNRFMEHFQKEIKQKIEEGVLSIENEHLKIPERHWFMADGIASDLFMV is encoded by the coding sequence ATGATATATATTCACATTCCTTTCTGTAAGCAAAAGTGCAGCTACTGTAATTTTCATTTTTCAACATCTTTGAATTTTAAAGATGAAATGCTCCATGCCATGAAAACTGAAATACAGCTTAGAAAGGATGAACTGCAGAATCGTAGTTTACAATCATTATATTTTGGAGGAGGAACACCTTCTATTCTTTCCGTGGATGAAATCAATTCTTTAATTGATGAAGTGCTGCACTATTTCAGTTTTGAAAAAGATATTGAGATCACATTGGAAGCCAATCCGGACGACCTGGATAAGAATTTCTTAAAGCAGTTGTCGGGAACACCTGTCAACCGTTTATCAATTGGGACGCAAAGTTTCTTTGAAGAAGATCTTAAATTGATGAATCGTGCACATACAGCCTCAGAAGCAGAAGGATCCATTAAACGTGCCCAAGATTTCGGATTTGAAAATCTGAGTATAGACTTGATTTACGGTTCACCTACTTCTAACCTTGAGATCTGGAAAGAAAACTTACATAAAACCATTGCACTGGAAGTACCTCATATTTCCTCTTATGCCTTAACTGTTGAGCCAAAGACAGCTCTTGATAGTTGGATTGCAAAAGGGAAAGTGAAAAGTCCGAAAGAAGAAGAACAAAACAAAGAATTTTATTATCTCTCAGATTTTTTAAAAGATCATGGTTTTGAACATTATGAAGTTTCCAATTTTGCTAAACCTGGCTTTTATTCAAGACATAATTCTTCATATTGGAAATATCAGGAATACTTAGGAATAGGGCCTTCCGCACATTCTTACAACGGATTTGATATAAGAAGCTGGAATATTGCTAACAACCAGCAATACATTAAAAAACTCAGTACAAAACTTTTAGCAAAGGAAGAAGAAATTCTTTCCAAGGAAGATCAGTTTAATGAAATGATTATGATTGGTTTACGAACGATTTGGGGAGTTGATCTGAAAAGCCTAAAAGAAAAATTTGATAACCGTTTCATGGAGCATTTCCAAAAGGAAATCAAGCAGAAAATAGAAGAAGGGGTTTTAAGTATTGAAAATGAACATCTGAAAATCCCGGAAAGACATTGGTTTATGGCAGACGGAATTGCTTCTGATTTATTTATGGTTTAA
- a CDS encoding TPM domain-containing protein: MMSNFLTNQQIASLVEAIQSAEDHSTGEIRVHIDSNTEKRDAKTAFDVFKELRMDKTTDRNAVLFHVNFEQKYLTIIGDLGIHEKVNQTYWDHLHDYITAEFAKGNYYKALKSAILETGVELKKHFPIEGENPNQLPNEITFS, translated from the coding sequence ATAATGAGCAATTTCCTTACAAATCAACAGATCGCTTCCCTTGTGGAAGCGATTCAGTCAGCAGAAGACCATTCTACAGGAGAAATTAGAGTACACATTGACTCTAATACAGAAAAACGGGATGCTAAAACAGCATTTGATGTTTTCAAAGAACTACGCATGGATAAAACTACTGATAGGAATGCTGTACTTTTTCATGTAAATTTTGAACAAAAATACCTTACCATTATCGGAGACCTAGGAATTCATGAAAAAGTAAACCAAACGTATTGGGATCATCTGCATGACTATATCACTGCTGAATTTGCCAAAGGAAACTACTATAAAGCATTGAAAAGTGCTATTCTGGAAACAGGCGTTGAACTTAAAAAACATTTTCCTATAGAAGGAGAAAACCCAAACCAACTTCCAAATGAAATTACGTTCTCTTAA
- a CDS encoding winged helix-turn-helix transcriptional regulator, whose translation MYTIDNKSYPCCTSVTMRFIGGKWKAVILHHLINGAKRYNELRKEIPTITERTLSLQLKQLEEDNIIDRKVYTEKPPLMVEYTLTDFGRTLLPVLEAIKQWGIESPINSKKIIKN comes from the coding sequence ATGTATACAATTGATAACAAATCTTACCCTTGCTGTACAAGTGTAACCATGAGATTTATAGGCGGAAAATGGAAGGCTGTAATTTTACATCACCTTATTAATGGAGCTAAGAGATATAATGAATTAAGGAAAGAGATCCCAACTATAACAGAAAGAACATTGAGTCTTCAGCTTAAACAGCTGGAGGAAGATAATATTATTGATAGAAAGGTATATACTGAGAAACCACCTTTAATGGTAGAATATACCTTAACTGATTTTGGAAGAACATTACTGCCTGTTCTGGAAGCAATTAAGCAATGGGGAATAGAATCTCCGATTAATTCAAAAAAAATAATCAAGAACTAA
- a CDS encoding D-alanine--D-alanine ligase has product MNKKSVAVVMGGYSDEYVVSLKSGQLIYDSLDRNLYDVYKVVVLKDEWYFLGENDKKHPISRGDFSVTLDNEETLKFDACFNIIHGTPGENGILQAYWDAIGQKYTGCDFYQSALTFNKKDTLAVLSKYGIPSAKSIYLRKGEEINVDKIVEELDLPLFVKPNQSGSSLGISKVKEKSELIAATEIAFKEDDEILIESFLNGMEVSVGVIDFKGETIVLGITEIVPTNEFFDYEAKYEGASEEITPARIDEETTKRVEEIAKRAYNSLGMSGFSRSEFILMDGIPYMLEMNTNPGFSPASILPQQAKHYGISIMDLCGNEVEKALNKRK; this is encoded by the coding sequence ATGAATAAAAAAAGTGTTGCCGTAGTAATGGGAGGCTATTCTGATGAATATGTTGTATCCTTAAAAAGCGGACAGTTGATCTATGATTCTTTAGACAGAAATCTGTATGACGTATATAAAGTAGTCGTTCTTAAAGATGAATGGTATTTTTTAGGAGAAAATGATAAAAAACATCCTATTAGCAGAGGCGATTTTTCTGTTACCTTAGATAATGAAGAAACATTGAAGTTTGATGCATGTTTCAATATCATCCACGGAACACCAGGTGAAAATGGTATTCTACAGGCTTATTGGGATGCCATAGGTCAAAAATATACTGGTTGCGATTTTTATCAGAGCGCCCTTACCTTCAATAAAAAAGATACTCTTGCTGTATTGTCAAAATATGGAATTCCATCAGCAAAAAGCATTTATTTAAGAAAAGGTGAAGAAATCAATGTAGATAAAATTGTAGAAGAATTAGATCTTCCACTTTTTGTTAAACCAAATCAATCCGGATCTTCATTGGGAATTTCTAAAGTAAAAGAAAAATCTGAACTGATTGCTGCTACAGAAATCGCTTTTAAAGAAGATGATGAAATCCTTATCGAAAGTTTCTTAAACGGAATGGAAGTTTCTGTAGGCGTTATCGATTTTAAAGGAGAAACCATTGTTTTAGGAATTACTGAAATTGTTCCTACCAATGAATTCTTCGATTACGAAGCTAAATATGAAGGAGCATCCGAAGAAATTACTCCCGCAAGAATTGACGAAGAAACAACAAAAAGAGTAGAAGAAATTGCCAAAAGAGCTTACAATTCTCTTGGAATGAGTGGATTCTCAAGAAGTGAATTTATTTTAATGGACGGCATTCCTTATATGCTTGAAATGAATACCAATCCAGGATTCTCTCCTGCAAGTATTCTCCCTCAACAGGCAAAACATTATGGGATCTCCATTATGGATCTTTGTGGAAATGAAGTTGAAAAAGCTTTAAATAAAAGAAAATAG
- a CDS encoding PorP/SprF family type IX secretion system membrane protein, giving the protein MRKLYAIVCLALLSNAYKAQESLPYYQQYLLDGDFLFNPAQYGKTDYVQLNAIYQKQFSKFSESPNVQSVGINANIFDRVGAGLTVFRDSNGAESAGGVTAGASYFIPLSSEGDRKDQFSFGTSVSFYNRNFDYSKINVEEQNDPLIRGNGENIFMAYANFGLAATYRNLFGGVSVNDIALGNDKPIVNGFEPSPIKFFLNLGYNWNIADNIMLTPAMMINLNTNSTRVMDYNLMATFSNEVNAFSVGVSYRAAQNRFDSQQLEIAPIVKVRFNKFMIGATYNLGLSDIQQYGGNSFMIGLGYNFDNFINVRGYRY; this is encoded by the coding sequence ATGAGAAAACTATATGCTATCGTATGTTTAGCTCTTTTGTCAAATGCATACAAAGCACAAGAATCACTACCATATTATCAACAGTATCTTTTGGATGGTGACTTCCTGTTCAACCCAGCTCAGTACGGTAAAACAGACTACGTACAGCTCAATGCCATTTATCAAAAGCAATTTTCAAAATTCAGCGAATCCCCAAACGTACAATCAGTGGGAATCAATGCTAACATTTTCGATAGAGTAGGTGCCGGTCTTACCGTATTCAGAGACAGCAACGGAGCAGAATCTGCAGGTGGTGTTACAGCGGGAGCTTCATATTTTATTCCTCTAAGTAGTGAAGGAGACAGAAAAGATCAGTTCTCATTCGGTACAAGTGTTAGTTTCTATAATAGAAATTTTGATTATTCTAAAATCAATGTTGAAGAACAGAATGATCCATTAATAAGAGGTAATGGAGAGAACATTTTCATGGCTTATGCTAATTTCGGTTTAGCCGCTACCTATAGAAACCTTTTCGGGGGTGTTTCAGTAAATGATATCGCATTAGGTAACGATAAACCAATTGTAAACGGGTTTGAGCCTTCGCCAATTAAGTTTTTCTTAAACTTAGGATATAACTGGAATATTGCAGATAATATCATGTTGACTCCTGCGATGATGATCAACCTGAACACCAATTCAACAAGAGTAATGGATTATAACCTAATGGCTACATTCTCTAATGAAGTCAATGCATTTTCTGTTGGGGTAAGTTATAGAGCTGCTCAGAATAGATTTGACAGCCAGCAGTTGGAAATTGCACCGATTGTTAAAGTAAGATTCAACAAATTTATGATTGGAGCTACTTACAACCTTGGATTGTCTGATATTCAGCAATACGGAGGAAACAGCTTCATGATCGGACTTGGTTATAATTTCGATAACTTTATTAATGTTCGAGGATATAGATATTAA
- the coaD gene encoding pantetheine-phosphate adenylyltransferase codes for MKIAVFPGSFDPITLGHYDIIERAAPLFDKLIIAIGQNSQKKYMFPLEKRKEFIQNSVAEFPNVEVDSFEGLTVDYCFEKNAQYIIRGLRNPADFEFEKAIAHTNRTLAHKKLETVFLLTSSGKSFISSSIVREIITHGGEYELMVPDSVRVER; via the coding sequence ATGAAAATTGCTGTTTTCCCAGGGTCATTTGACCCTATCACTTTAGGACATTACGATATTATAGAAAGAGCGGCACCGCTATTTGATAAATTAATTATTGCTATCGGGCAGAATTCCCAGAAGAAATATATGTTTCCTCTTGAGAAAAGAAAAGAGTTTATCCAAAATTCCGTAGCAGAATTTCCGAATGTAGAAGTAGATTCATTCGAAGGATTAACAGTAGATTACTGTTTTGAAAAGAATGCTCAATACATCATCAGAGGACTGAGAAACCCGGCAGATTTTGAATTCGAAAAGGCAATTGCTCATACCAACAGAACATTAGCCCACAAAAAACTGGAAACCGTATTCTTATTAACCTCATCCGGAAAATCATTCATCAGTAGCAGTATCGTAAGAGAAATCATTACCCATGGTGGCGAATACGAACTTATGGTACCAGATTCCGTAAGAGTTGAGAGATAG
- a CDS encoding dihydrofolate reductase has product MTTIVVAMGEKNEIGFENQLLWHLPKDLKHFKDLTSGHPIIMGRKTYESIGKPLPNRTNIVVSRKKDWFEEGILIVGSLKEALKFAKKIDEEVFVIGGGNIYEQTMEIVDKLEVTLVKADLEADTYFPKIDEKIWKKTNEVCHEKDEKNGYDFCFQTFERMKSEG; this is encoded by the coding sequence ATGACAACAATAGTGGTAGCTATGGGAGAGAAGAATGAGATTGGTTTTGAAAACCAGTTGCTTTGGCATCTTCCGAAAGATTTAAAACATTTTAAAGACCTTACCTCGGGGCATCCGATCATTATGGGAAGAAAGACGTATGAAAGTATTGGAAAACCACTTCCTAATCGTACGAATATTGTTGTTTCAAGAAAAAAAGATTGGTTTGAAGAAGGAATTCTGATTGTGGGAAGCCTAAAGGAAGCCCTTAAATTTGCCAAAAAGATCGATGAAGAGGTTTTCGTTATCGGTGGTGGTAATATTTATGAACAGACAATGGAGATTGTAGATAAGCTTGAAGTTACCTTAGTAAAAGCAGATCTGGAAGCAGATACCTATTTCCCAAAAATCGATGAGAAAATCTGGAAAAAAACCAATGAAGTCTGCCATGAAAAAGACGAAAAGAATGGCTATGATTTCTGTTTTCAGACTTTTGAAAGAATGAAGAGTGAGGGTTAA
- a CDS encoding DUF2892 domain-containing protein: MNKYIKIAVAALLILLGLYMMFFTRSLGWGIVVFLLAAIPIALFFKNEYILLAFWQLRKQNMAKAAEWLTKITDYQGQLHKTQYGYYHYLLGLTQAQDHPAKVEPLMKKALEYGLNMKHDRAMATLNLAAVAISKGRKQEGQKLLEEAKKLDSAGMMTDQIKMMKDQLKMPTMQKHMHNPNMRQRGKF; the protein is encoded by the coding sequence ATGAATAAATACATAAAAATTGCGGTAGCAGCACTTCTTATCCTTCTGGGACTTTATATGATGTTTTTCACAAGAAGTTTAGGTTGGGGAATTGTTGTATTTCTTTTGGCAGCAATTCCAATTGCTCTTTTCTTTAAAAATGAATATATTCTTTTGGCATTCTGGCAATTAAGAAAGCAAAATATGGCAAAAGCAGCTGAATGGCTGACAAAAATAACAGACTACCAAGGGCAATTACATAAGACTCAATACGGATATTACCATTATTTATTAGGGCTAACACAAGCTCAGGATCACCCGGCAAAAGTAGAGCCTTTAATGAAAAAAGCTTTGGAATACGGCTTGAACATGAAGCATGATAGAGCAATGGCTACTTTAAACCTTGCAGCAGTTGCTATTTCTAAAGGAAGAAAGCAGGAAGGGCAAAAGTTGTTGGAAGAAGCTAAAAAACTTGATAGCGCAGGAATGATGACTGATCAAATCAAAATGATGAAAGATCAGCTGAAAATGCCAACCATGCAAAAGCACATGCACAATCCTAACATGAGACAGAGAGGGAAATTTTAA
- a CDS encoding trimeric intracellular cation channel family protein: MHEQFNFAIEVLGTIAFSMSGSFAAMQKRLDPFGVLIIAFVTSVGGGTVRDLLLDIPVFWMHDLLMCALILMTSIFSMVFKSLEKNFKVTLFIFDSFGLGLFTIIGIQKGLNVGIHPLICIGLGTITGCFGGIIRDILLNRIPLIFRKEIYATACIVGGAAFLLMTKYTPLSYTFIQIFTILLIVAIRTLAVKYQWQMPKFYGYDHTSEM; this comes from the coding sequence ATGCACGAACAGTTCAATTTTGCCATAGAAGTACTTGGAACCATTGCGTTTTCCATGTCAGGAAGTTTTGCAGCAATGCAGAAACGACTTGACCCTTTTGGCGTTCTTATTATTGCCTTTGTGACTTCCGTGGGTGGAGGAACTGTAAGGGATCTCCTGTTGGATATTCCTGTATTCTGGATGCATGATCTTCTGATGTGTGCCCTGATTCTGATGACCAGTATTTTTTCCATGGTATTCAAATCGCTTGAAAAAAACTTTAAGGTTACCTTATTTATCTTCGATAGTTTTGGACTGGGATTGTTTACCATTATTGGTATTCAAAAAGGACTAAATGTGGGTATTCATCCTTTAATCTGCATTGGTCTGGGAACTATTACAGGTTGTTTTGGGGGAATTATCCGGGATATACTGCTCAACAGAATTCCATTGATCTTCCGAAAGGAAATCTATGCTACAGCATGTATTGTAGGGGGAGCTGCATTTTTACTCATGACAAAGTATACCCCATTATCCTATACTTTTATACAGATCTTTACGATTTTATTGATTGTTGCCATCAGAACACTTGCCGTAAAATACCAATGGCAAATGCCTAAATTTTATGGTTATGACCATACTTCTGAAATGTAA
- a CDS encoding NAD(P)H-dependent oxidoreductase — protein MNFLDKMKTRYTVKKYNPQGNISEEKISQLKEILNLSPSSINSQPWNFIFVNRGELKSQLAEVSFINKEKVIDCSHLIIFQVLTNPEDFEKQIEENLPEGAVNYYRTRVKLKGEAFVKSWLAHQVYLSLGVLLSACADMGIDSTPMEGIEPELYDEILKNDKYETLFAVAIGEKLDTDANQPKFNPKSRLKPEKIIMEA, from the coding sequence ATGAACTTTTTAGACAAAATGAAAACAAGATATACTGTAAAAAAGTATAACCCACAAGGTAACATCAGCGAAGAGAAAATCTCTCAATTAAAAGAGATTCTAAACCTAAGTCCTTCGTCTATCAACAGCCAGCCATGGAATTTTATCTTTGTAAATCGTGGAGAACTGAAATCACAATTGGCAGAGGTTTCTTTCATCAATAAAGAAAAAGTAATTGACTGCAGTCATCTGATTATTTTCCAAGTTCTTACAAATCCTGAAGATTTTGAAAAACAGATTGAGGAAAATTTACCTGAAGGTGCCGTAAACTATTACAGAACAAGGGTAAAACTAAAAGGAGAAGCATTTGTAAAATCATGGCTAGCGCATCAGGTATATTTATCACTAGGTGTTCTTCTTTCTGCATGTGCAGATATGGGAATTGATTCGACGCCTATGGAAGGAATAGAGCCGGAATTGTATGATGAGATTTTGAAAAATGATAAATATGAGACACTTTTCGCTGTTGCAATAGGTGAGAAACTAGACACTGATGCAAATCAGCCGAAATTCAATCCAAAATCAAGATTAAAACCGGAGAAAATAATTATGGAAGCCTAA
- a CDS encoding RluA family pseudouridine synthase has translation MSEDNEDFLDEELLDSNSIDNIDIDEENKGLYEHLNITVDPGQESLRIDKFLLIHRQNSSRNKISQTCRAGNVVVNGTAVKQNYRVKPGDQISILLTRPPRENVIIPQDIPVNIIYEDDDLVVVDKEPGMVVHPGHGNWDGTLVNALAFHFEKNGSKSDLDRVGLVHRIDKDTSGLLVIAKNEYALSFLAKQFFNRTTKRLYWAFVWGNPKDEEGTIRGHIGRHPKNRMQMSVYEDGSHGKHAVTHYKVLERFKYMTWVECKLETGRTHQIRAHFKHIGHTLFNDERYEGHTPLRGVNLPKYKQFIKNVFEILPRHALHAHTLGFIHPTTKKELYFESPMPKDMEDAVKKWRIYLEN, from the coding sequence ATGTCAGAAGATAACGAAGATTTTTTAGACGAAGAATTGTTAGATTCCAATAGTATTGATAATATCGATATTGACGAGGAAAACAAAGGGTTATATGAACATCTTAATATCACTGTTGATCCTGGACAGGAATCATTAAGAATTGATAAATTTCTTTTAATACACCGCCAGAATTCTTCAAGGAATAAAATTTCTCAGACCTGCAGGGCTGGAAACGTTGTAGTGAATGGTACTGCAGTAAAGCAGAATTACCGAGTGAAACCTGGAGATCAGATCTCTATATTACTAACTCGTCCTCCAAGGGAAAATGTGATTATTCCGCAGGATATTCCTGTGAATATTATTTATGAAGACGATGACCTGGTCGTTGTAGACAAAGAACCTGGAATGGTAGTGCATCCGGGACACGGAAACTGGGATGGAACATTAGTCAATGCTCTGGCATTTCATTTTGAAAAAAATGGCTCAAAATCTGACCTTGACAGAGTAGGACTTGTTCATAGGATTGATAAAGATACTTCGGGACTTCTAGTCATTGCTAAAAATGAATATGCACTCAGCTTCCTGGCTAAGCAGTTCTTCAACAGGACAACAAAAAGGTTATATTGGGCTTTTGTATGGGGAAATCCTAAAGATGAAGAAGGAACGATAAGAGGTCATATTGGGAGACATCCTAAAAACAGGATGCAGATGTCTGTTTACGAAGACGGAAGCCATGGGAAACATGCAGTGACCCATTATAAGGTCCTAGAAAGATTCAAATATATGACATGGGTAGAATGTAAGCTTGAAACGGGGAGAACGCACCAAATCAGGGCACATTTCAAACATATAGGCCATACATTGTTCAATGATGAGCGTTATGAAGGGCATACGCCTTTAAGAGGAGTGAATCTTCCAAAATATAAACAGTTTATTAAAAATGTTTTTGAAATTCTTCCAAGACATGCATTGCATGCACATACCCTAGGATTTATACACCCAACAACAAAAAAGGAATTATATTTTGAAAGCCCAATGCCCAAAGATATGGAGGATGCTGTAAAAAAATGGAGAATTTATTTAGAAAACTAA
- a CDS encoding TPM domain-containing protein has translation MKLRSLKIVFSFLLICFYTFVSAQYTIPQKPAVLYPVFDEAGILSQQEKDELNNKLIKFADSTSTEIEVVIIKSTKGEDVNFLATMFGEQWKIGKKGVDNGVVFLIATEDHTMSIQQGRAVEQYLTASVAGQILDYIVTPNFKKGLWYEGINRGTSAIMEAVEGKFKPVATTAPSGDGSALKVLIIAFVIFIIIAILFGNRGGGGGGRGSSDDDDVIITRRGRRNYPGGFFPFPGGFGGGGGSSGGGGGFGGFGGGGSFGGGGASGGW, from the coding sequence ATGAAATTACGTTCTCTTAAAATAGTATTTTCATTTTTACTGATTTGCTTTTACACATTTGTATCAGCACAATACACTATTCCTCAAAAACCAGCAGTTTTATACCCTGTTTTTGATGAAGCCGGAATTCTTTCCCAACAGGAAAAAGATGAGCTTAATAATAAACTTATCAAGTTTGCTGATTCCACTTCCACCGAAATTGAAGTGGTCATTATCAAGTCTACCAAAGGCGAAGATGTTAACTTTCTGGCAACAATGTTCGGTGAACAATGGAAAATCGGAAAAAAAGGTGTGGATAACGGGGTTGTTTTTCTGATTGCTACAGAAGATCATACGATGTCTATTCAACAGGGAAGAGCCGTAGAACAATACCTTACGGCATCTGTTGCAGGACAGATTCTGGATTATATCGTTACTCCCAACTTTAAAAAAGGGCTTTGGTATGAAGGCATCAACCGTGGTACTTCTGCGATTATGGAGGCTGTGGAGGGCAAATTCAAACCGGTGGCTACTACAGCTCCTTCCGGCGATGGCAGTGCACTCAAGGTTCTGATTATCGCATTTGTTATTTTTATCATCATTGCGATCCTCTTTGGTAATCGAGGCGGTGGTGGCGGTGGTCGTGGTAGTTCTGACGATGATGATGTAATCATTACCCGAAGAGGCCGCAGGAATTATCCTGGTGGGTTTTTCCCATTCCCAGGTGGTTTTGGAGGCGGTGGTGGAAGTTCCGGAGGTGGCGGTGGCTTTGGAGGCTTCGGCGGTGGCGGAAGTTTCGGTGGCGGCGGTGCATCCGGAGGATGGTAA
- a CDS encoding NAD(P)H-dependent oxidoreductase, producing MKKTLVVFAHPYLEHSNSNVELINFYVRHQHYTLRDLYEEYPDFHIAAFRERKRLANYDRFVFQFPLIWFGMPPLLRLWIDEVFDRDWLQPGKENPLENKEVYILITTGGKERSFSKEGTYQYTIDELISGLIVSLKVFKADIKHIKIVYEANKLSKKEIILHKKEFTELLNQ from the coding sequence ATGAAGAAGACGCTGGTAGTATTTGCACACCCTTATCTGGAGCACTCTAATTCGAATGTAGAGCTTATCAATTTCTACGTTCGTCACCAGCATTATACCTTAAGAGATCTTTATGAAGAATATCCTGATTTCCATATTGCCGCCTTCAGGGAAAGAAAACGATTAGCCAATTATGATCGATTTGTTTTTCAGTTTCCATTGATATGGTTCGGAATGCCACCTCTGTTGAGATTATGGATTGATGAAGTTTTTGACCGGGACTGGCTACAGCCTGGAAAAGAAAACCCTCTAGAAAACAAAGAAGTGTACATTCTGATAACCACCGGAGGAAAAGAAAGATCTTTTAGTAAAGAAGGAACCTATCAGTACACGATTGATGAACTCATCAGCGGACTGATCGTTTCATTGAAGGTTTTCAAGGCTGATATCAAACACATCAAAATCGTTTACGAAGCCAACAAGTTGTCTAAAAAAGAAATTATTCTGCATAAAAAAGAGTTTACAGAACTGCTCAATCAATAA